The following are from one region of the bacterium genome:
- a CDS encoding RNA polymerase subunit sigma-70, translating to MPTADRPSPDVTLWLERARQGDAQALEQALEHLYAEIKSIAQARMRAFAPSHTLQPTALVNEAMLRLVGRSTPWESRGHFLGVAARAMRSILADHARARGAQKRGGNRKREPLDAAVAWFEENRVDLLALDDALKRFAQLDARA from the coding sequence ATGCCGACCGCCGACCGCCCGAGCCCCGACGTGACCCTGTGGCTCGAACGAGCCCGGCAGGGGGACGCGCAGGCGCTGGAGCAGGCCCTCGAGCATCTCTACGCCGAGATCAAGTCGATCGCACAGGCCCGCATGCGGGCCTTTGCGCCCTCGCACACGCTGCAGCCCACGGCCCTGGTCAACGAGGCCATGCTCCGCCTCGTCGGACGCTCGACGCCTTGGGAGAGCCGAGGGCACTTCCTGGGCGTGGCCGCACGCGCGATGCGCTCGATCCTCGCCGATCACGCCCGCGCCCGCGGCGCGCAGAAGCGTGGAGGCAACCGCAAGCGTGAGCCGCTGGACGCCGCCGTGGCCTGGTTCGAGGAGAACCGCGTGGACCTCCTGGCGCTCGACGACGCCCTGAAGCGCTTCGCGCAGCTCGACGCCCGTGCCG